One Mya arenaria isolate MELC-2E11 chromosome 5, ASM2691426v1 genomic window carries:
- the LOC128235539 gene encoding uncharacterized protein LOC128235539, whose amino-acid sequence MCSCNWIVTTIIAVVSYVYAASNQYGTISVEGPAFVNREVTLKATPFYHWGCDVEWRYLMEKGNGFRTINGTNVSKYLENGSFFLKWTPSTEYNNSLFFARCSTNPSIKTHITSLNMKDIVGQCGALMLLSPVVRGADVILGYFPSDDCIQRQSFTRRTWKKNIQEIQLEEGFYEEKTESVYLYTLTIFNFDERDEGSYCLECNSAETTESVQLHLLERPSYPVLGPKSYEFNTTKCIYVYGGSDMYCITDYGTKPVQVVLLVGQDSFVLSESEGNKGLYRFHNVHQYMAGFSRRNVTCQVSNPALKTPYVVHGILCNVEKGSSPMLTVPEFFDGEGSTIICTVCNAIPAPAIEIQIGTVLLTDVQQSDYFNGSSHTFTSSAKLTKANIAWNGKEMCCTRKSKYEFGFKNVSVCKNISMKFPPSNISMSINKIHEYNNTHSISVLNVSCETNESNPPCTIEWSSDKDAMRYVHSNNWTNGDSGRYRSASNVLYNVTKGMAGGAITCSIKCDHFPSHLNKTYTVTFSGGPTLYLNTTSPVHLCPNNRVTVKCLVNDSNYEGGHWTLRWEYANTTVIKTCTNTTECLLKLDYTGDGYITYICNAWTSENLLKNFLTVSSSMTEDIFMEATIVKQSNPNILNLTCNTSRKCMSCAIAWSSNFVLLDPISTSQWTKNSGSGYTTFSNALYFITKDVDGKRIHCSANCWNESSYSKNRTYTISFQAVQESSNNSSPVVTQQWHMSVIYAEAGTIILLIVAMLSFLLFSRCKPHVYEKRLRRRTPAVRERSTYGYDTAHHNLREVSASAFEITNAPQHLELKGNKGRSNENECHYDYVDTTSDHSDSQTNAPDANYIHAL is encoded by the exons ATGTGTAGTTGTAACTGGATTGTTACCACGATTATAGCAGTCGTTAGCTACGTTTATGCTGCCAGTAACCAGTATGGAACAATATCAGTGGAAGGACCAGCTTTTGTGAACAGGGAGGTAACACTGAAGGCGACACCGTTCTACCATTGGGGTTGTGACGTAGAATGGAGATACTTAATGGAGAAGGGAAATGGATTTCGTACAATCAATGGGACAAACGTATCGAAATATTTGGAAAATGGGTCGTTCTTTTTAAAATGGACGCCATCAACTGAATACAACAATTCTCTTTTCTTTGCCAGATGTTCAACAAACCCATCAATCAAAACACACATAACATCTCTAAATATGAAAG ATATTGTTGGTCAATGTGGTGCTCTCATGCTTCTAAGCCCGGTCGTTCGCGGTGCAGACGTTATATTGGGATATTTTCCGTCTGATGACTGTATACAGCGACAATCATTCACCAGACGAACGTGgaagaaaaacattcaagaGATACAGCTAGAAGAAGGGTTTTACGAAGAAAAAACAGAATCagtatatttgtatacattaaCGATATTCAACTTTGATGAAAGAGATGAGGGATCATATTGTTTAGAGTGTAATTCAGCTGAAACAACAGAATCTGTGCAGCTTCATCTTTTAG aaagacCGAGTTACCCAGTACTTGGTCCAAAGTCCTATGAAtttaatacaacaaaatgtatttatgtttatggagGCTCCGATATGTATTGCATAACTGATTATGGAACAAAACCCGTACAGGTCGTCCTTTTAGTTGGCCAGGATTCATTTGTTCTTTCTGAAAGCGAAGGGAACAAAGGGTTGTACCGATTCCATAACGTTCATCAATATATGGCTGGATTTTCAAGACGGAATGTGACTTGTCAGGTTTCTAATCCAGCCCTTAAAACACCCTACGTTGTGCACGGAATTCTATGTAACGTTG AGAAAGGTAGCTCGCCAATGCTTACAGTTCCTGAATTCTTTGATGGAGAAGGTTCGACAATAATATGTACAGTTTGCAATGCTATACCAGCTCCGGCAATAGAAATACAAATTGGCACAGTCTTGCTAACTGACGTTCAGCAAAGTGATTATTTTAATGGATCTTCTCATACGTTTACAAGTTCAGCAAAATTGACAAAGGCTAACATAGCATGGAATGGAAAAGAAATGTGCTGTACCAGGAAGAGCAAATACgagtttggttttaaaaatgtctcagtatgcaaaaacatcagtatgaaat ttcCCCCCTCAAACATTTCGATGtccatcaacaaaatacatgaatacaACAACACTCATTCTATCAGTGTCTTAAACGTTTCTTGTGAAACGAATGAATCAAATCCGCCTTGCACAATTGAATGGTCAAGCGACAAGGATGCTATGAGATACGTTCATAGCAACAACTGGACGAACGGTGACAGTGGGAGATACCGTTCAGCTTCAAACGTGCTTTACAATGTGACTAAAGGCATGGCTGGGGGAGCtattacatgttcaataaaatgCGATCATTTTCcatcacatttaaataaaacttacacAGTTACATTTTCAG GTGGTCCGACTCTGTATTTAAACACGACATCACCTGTTCATTTATGTCCAAATAATAGAGTGACCgtgaaatgtcttgtgaatgaCAGCAATTATGAAGGAGGACATTGGACGCTTCGATGGGAATATGCAAATACCACTGTAATAAAGACATGTACAAACACAACGGAATGCCTGTTAAAACTGGATTATACAGGAGATggttatattacatatatttgcAATGCTTGGACATCCGAAAACCTTCTGAAAAACTTCTTGACAGTTTCAAGCTCAATGACGGAGG acaTATTTATGGAGGcaacaattgtaaaacaaagCAATCCTAATATACTCAACTTAACCTGCAACACCAGCAGAAAATGTATGTCATGTGCAATTGCGTGGAGCAGCAACTTCGTCTTACTTGACCCAATATCGACATCCCAATGGACAAAGAACAGCGGCTCTGGCTATACAACTTTTTCAAATGCGCtctacttcataactaaagatGTGGACGGAAAACGGATACACTGTTCTGCAAATTGTTGGAACGAATCTTCATATTCAAAAAATAGAACATACACAATTTCCTTTCAAGCTGTTCAAG AATCAAGTAACAACTCTTCACCAGTTGTTACCCAACAGTGGCATATGTCGGTCATTTACGCCGAAGCTGGAACAATTATACTTCTAATTGTAGCGATGTTGTCCTTTCTTCTCTTTAGCCGATGCAAACCTCATG TTTATGAAAAGCGTCTACGCCGAAGGACACCTGCAGTTAGAGAGCGAAGTACATATGGGTATGATACTGCGCATCACAATCTG AGAGAAGTGTCAGCAAGTGCTTTCGAGATCACAAACGCACCTCAACATTTGGAGTTGAAAGGAAACAAAGGCcgttcaaatgaaaatgaatgccATTATGACTATGTGGACACTACATCCGATCACAGCGACAGTCAGACAAACGCGCCGGATGCAAATTATATTCACGCTCTATGA
- the LOC128235014 gene encoding uncharacterized protein LOC128235014 isoform X1, whose protein sequence is MVIIFIVCFLGLCFAQNPSRSQGTEPSCYIKNRFEYEFGVLEKLENLQRDKNELVANVTALTALVETLTRKIKGQCIAHFTGLNDPGGNTYIRWGKKSCPTNTAAELVYEGFAGGAPYDKPGNGANYICLPKDPQWGTDTSSSNIGYVHGAEYQMEGMLKDQDVPCAVCRTPSTNVLMIPARQECYEGWTKEYHGYLMAERHNHASNKEYICMDGEPEPRVGTKANVNGALLYFQEAVCGSLPCLPYNAGWKLTCVVCTFEPL, encoded by the exons ATGGTGATCATTTTTATAGTGTGTTTTCTAGGGCTATGTTTTGCGCAAAATCCTTCAAGGAGTCAAGGGACGGAGCCTTCGTGCTACATAAAAAACAGGTTCGAGTACGAGTTTGGGGTGCTGGAAAAGCTAGAAAACCTACAGAGGGACAAAAACGAACTGGTTGCTAATGTAACAGCTCTTACAGCTCTCGTTGAGACGCTCACCAGAAAGATTAAAG GACAGTGTATTGCACACTTTACAGGACTCAATGACCCCGGTGGTAACACTTACATCCGCTGGGGAAAAAAGTCGTGCCCAACCAATACAGCCGCTGAACTCGTCTATGAGGGGTTTGCAGGTGGAGCACCGTATGATAAGCCTGGCAATGGTGCCAACTACATATGTCTACCAAAGGACCCACAGTGGGGTACAGATACGTCATCAAGTAATATAGGCTACGTACATGGCGCCGAGTATCAAATGGAAGGAATGTTGAAAGACCAGGACGTTCCTTGCGCAGTATGCAGGACGCCAAGTACCAATGTTCTTATGATCCCGGCTAGACAAGAATGCTACGAAGGTTGGACTAAAGAATACCATGGTTATCTCATGGCTGAACGCCATAACCATGCGTCTAACAAAGAGTATATCTGTATGGACGGTGAACCGGAACCACGTGTTGGGACAAAAGCGAATGTAAACGGAGCACTGCTTTATTTTCAAGAAGCAGTCTGTGGCTCCCTTCCATGTCTGCCTTACAATGCAGGATGGAAACTTACATGTGTAGTCTGTACATTTGAGCCGTTGTAA
- the LOC128235014 gene encoding uncharacterized protein LOC128235014 isoform X2 — MVIIFIVCFLGLCFAQNPSRSQGTEPSCYIKNRFEYEFGVLEKLENLQRDKNELVANVTALTALVETLTRKIKGLNDPGGNTYIRWGKKSCPTNTAAELVYEGFAGGAPYDKPGNGANYICLPKDPQWGTDTSSSNIGYVHGAEYQMEGMLKDQDVPCAVCRTPSTNVLMIPARQECYEGWTKEYHGYLMAERHNHASNKEYICMDGEPEPRVGTKANVNGALLYFQEAVCGSLPCLPYNAGWKLTCVVCTFEPL, encoded by the exons ATGGTGATCATTTTTATAGTGTGTTTTCTAGGGCTATGTTTTGCGCAAAATCCTTCAAGGAGTCAAGGGACGGAGCCTTCGTGCTACATAAAAAACAGGTTCGAGTACGAGTTTGGGGTGCTGGAAAAGCTAGAAAACCTACAGAGGGACAAAAACGAACTGGTTGCTAATGTAACAGCTCTTACAGCTCTCGTTGAGACGCTCACCAGAAAGATTAAAG GACTCAATGACCCCGGTGGTAACACTTACATCCGCTGGGGAAAAAAGTCGTGCCCAACCAATACAGCCGCTGAACTCGTCTATGAGGGGTTTGCAGGTGGAGCACCGTATGATAAGCCTGGCAATGGTGCCAACTACATATGTCTACCAAAGGACCCACAGTGGGGTACAGATACGTCATCAAGTAATATAGGCTACGTACATGGCGCCGAGTATCAAATGGAAGGAATGTTGAAAGACCAGGACGTTCCTTGCGCAGTATGCAGGACGCCAAGTACCAATGTTCTTATGATCCCGGCTAGACAAGAATGCTACGAAGGTTGGACTAAAGAATACCATGGTTATCTCATGGCTGAACGCCATAACCATGCGTCTAACAAAGAGTATATCTGTATGGACGGTGAACCGGAACCACGTGTTGGGACAAAAGCGAATGTAAACGGAGCACTGCTTTATTTTCAAGAAGCAGTCTGTGGCTCCCTTCCATGTCTGCCTTACAATGCAGGATGGAAACTTACATGTGTAGTCTGTACATTTGAGCCGTTGTAA
- the LOC128235540 gene encoding neuronal acetylcholine receptor subunit non-alpha-2-like: protein MHKQPQDDIWRPDAALQNAFKKFKALGSSYLKVYISSSGIVEWYPFQILESTCDVDITYFPFDVQECPIKITAWSFSENDVKILKEKDQIGQREYEENAMWTLIGSSVEQEKTGDSSIIFKIKMKGKPSHFVINIIIPLLLLSFLAILTFVLPISSGERASYAVTIFLSIAVFLTIVSSELPSSSDNVPILSIFLAILCVDTTAIVVVSLFQLRLLTRDEIDQPVGGCFKVIYNITMAIRCKMGGRKRKHSFNIESKGVDVKANSISWKEVVNALDYLLFWFFLLFTVAVTTYYFVVCTTNLPAEQNSQ, encoded by the exons ATGCATAAGCAG CCACAAGATGACATATGGCGACCTGATGCTGCGTTGCAGAATGCATTCAAAAAGTTTAAAGCACTTGGGTCTTCATATCTGAAAGTGTATATCTCTTCTTCCGGCATTGTGGAATGGTATCCTTTTCAG attctTGAGTCTACCTGTGACGTTGACATTACGTATTTCCCGTTCGACGTACAGGAATGCCCCATAAAGATCACAGCCTGGAGCTTCTCCGAAAACGACGTGAAGATCCTCAAGGAAAAGGATCAGATAGGTCAACGCGAGTACGAGGAAAACGCTATGTGGACTCTG ATTGGTTCTTCCGTTGAACAAGAAAAGACAGGGGATTCTTCAATtatcttcaaaataaaaatgaagggAAAGCCGAGCCACTTCgtcattaatataattatcCCTCTTTTGCTTCTTTCGTTCTTGGCAATTCTCACGTTCGTGCTGCCTATCTCGTCGGGAGAGCGTGCCTCGTACGCAGTCACCATTTTTCTGTCAATAGCAGTTTTTCTGACTATTGTTTCGTCCGAACTACCGAGTAGTTCTGATAATGTTCCAATACTTTCGATATTCCTGGCAATCTTGTGTGTTGATACTACTGCTATTGTTGTTGTATCATTGTTTCAACTGAGACTTCTCACAAGAGATGAAATCGACCAGCCTGTCGGCGGATGTTTCAAGGTCATATACAACATTACCATGGCAATACGGTGCAAAATGGGAGGAAGAAAAAGAAAGCACAGTTTCAACATAGAAAGCAAGGGAGTTGACGTAAAGGCCAACAGCATATCATGGAAAGAAGTTGTTAATGCTCTTGATTATCTGTTATTCTGGTTTTTTCTCCTCTTTACTGTGGCTGTCACTACATACTATTTTGTTGTCTGTACTACGAACCTACCAGCGGAACAAAAC